One Sander vitreus isolate 19-12246 chromosome 22, sanVit1, whole genome shotgun sequence DNA segment encodes these proteins:
- the LOC144537075 gene encoding gamma-crystallin M2-like — protein sequence MNMRGKIIFYEDRNFQGRSYECMSDCYDMSSYLSRCHSCRVESGCFMVYDQPNYMGNQYFMRRGEYSDYMSMMGMSDCIRSCRMVPMHRGQFRMRIYENENFGGQMHELMYDCDNVMDRYRMSNCMSCHVMEGHWMMYEQARYRGRMMYMRPGEYKSFREMGMNGMRFMSMRRIMDY from the exons ATGAACATGAGGGGCAAGATCATCTTCTACGAGGACAGGAACTTCCAGGGTCGCTCCTATGAGTGCATGAGCGACTGCTATGACATGAGCTCCTACCTGAGCAGGTGCCACTCCTGCAGGGTGGAGAGTGGCTGCTTCATGGTCTACGACCAGCCCAACTACATGGGAAACCAGTACTTCATGAGGAGGGGCGAGTACTCTGACTACATGAGCATGATGGGAATGAGTGACTGCATCAGGTCCTGCCGCATGGTCCCCATG CACAGAGGCCAGTTCAGGATGAGGATCTACGAGAATGAGAACTTCGGGGGCCAGATGCACGAGCTGATGTACGACTGCGACAACGTCATGGACCGCTACCGCATGTCCAACTGCATGTCCTGCCACGTGATGGAAGGCCACTGGATGATGTACGAGCAGGCCCGGTACAGAGGCAGGATGATGTACATGAGGCCCGGCGAGTACAAGAGCTTCAGGGAGATGGGCATGAACGGCATGAGGTTCATGAGCATGAGGCGCATCATGGACTACTAA